A window of the Cicer arietinum cultivar CDC Frontier isolate Library 1 chromosome 6, Cicar.CDCFrontier_v2.0, whole genome shotgun sequence genome harbors these coding sequences:
- the LOC140920755 gene encoding uncharacterized protein translates to MSHYEIIYGGQIFVQQLIHNVYVEHVATLDNWMTLPEMGYVIASKFNLVFIALSLNQSETFFPLRSPPPTPISDHRMIVIAFVNNCHFVQVYLKPNSPIPPPSNLWRKYCTEEARQ, encoded by the exons ATGTCTCATTACGAGATAATATATGGTGGACAAATTTTTGTTCAACAACTTATACACAATGTATATGTTGAACATGTTGCAACTTTGGATAATTGGATGACACTTCCAGAAATGGGATATGTGATTGCTTCGAAATTTAACTTGGTTTTCATCGCATTATCACTTAACCAATCAGAAACATTTTTTCCACTTAGAAGTCCACCACCAACACCTATTTCAGATCATCGTATGATAGTTATTGCATTTGTTAATAACTGTCATTTTGTGCAG gTTTATTTAAAGCCAAATTCTCCTATACCACCACCAAGTAATTTGTGGAGAAAATATTGCACAGAAGAAGCACgtcaatga
- the LOC101494513 gene encoding uncharacterized protein — MHFGNTTTQRVESAHWSLKRILQDSIGDICSVWETINSMIVLQHIEIITSFEKSIIHKVHRHSNRLYANLRGVVSKNAIDHIAAEFDRVKYVGIDKSECRCTIRRTHGLPCACEIARYSMIPRSIPLDVIHVWWTKLTFHDDGSGKPSELSVKHEIEVIVKKFDELDVPEKIALKSKLREIVYQSTTSMCPPVDKVKTKGAPKKGKSKISKRDKSIKRDPSWWEYVDASVRCSGTNACSTVTSNKVQQSRPSVTKLTPRPSVSKVQQPKVLIFKEWLPVEIHKFIDDIIDVGKDGNCGYRVATTLLGICENCWTFIRQECVVEL; from the coding sequence ATGCATTTTGGGAACACTACAACACAAAGGGTTGAGTCGGCGCACTGGAGTTTGAAACGGATATTACAAGATAGTATTGGTGATATATGCAGTGTTTGGGAAACCATCAATAGCATGATTGTATTACAACACATTGAGATAATAACATCATTTGAAAAGAGCATAATTCATAAGGTCCATCGACATAGTAACAGATTGTATGCCAATTTGCGTGGTGTTGTGTCAAAAAATGCAATAGATCACATTGCGGCAGAGTTTGATCGCGTGAAGTATGTAGGTATAGATAAGTCTGAATGTCGCTGCACAATTAGGAGAACACATGgtctaccttgtgcatgtgagaTAGCCAGGTATAGTATGATCCCCCGTTCTATTCCGTTAGATGTTATTCATGTTTGGTGGACTAAATTAACTTTTCATGATGATGGATCGGGTAAACCTTCAGAATTATCTGTGAAACATGAAATAGAAGTGATCGTGAAAAAGTTTGATGAACTTGATGTACCTGAAAAAATTGCACTGAAAAGTAAATTACGTGAGATTGTGTATCAATCGACTACGTCGATGTGTCCACCTGTTGACAAGGTTAAAACAAAGGGTGCACCGAAAAAAGGCAAAAGTAAGATatcaaaaagagataaatcaaTCAAGCGTGATCCATCTTGGTGGGAATATGTGGATGCAAGTGTTCGATGCAGTGGCACAAATGCATGTAGTACTGTAACTTCTAATAAAGTACAACAATCTCGACCATCAGTAACAAAGCTCACACCTCGACCATCAGTCAGCAAAGTTCAACAACCGAAAGTTCTTATCTTCAAGGAATGGTTGCCGGTTGAAATTCACAAATTCATAGATGACATTATTGACGTCGGCAAGGATGGTAATTGTGGATATCGTGTAGCTACAACTTTACTTGGAATATGTGAGAACTGTTGGACATTCATTCGTCAAGAGTGTGTGGTAGAGCTTTAA
- the LOC101494206 gene encoding PKS-NRPS hybrid synthetase cheA-like, whose translation MDQGEDNSDEMYESLEPDFEDMNDCLERDFDEMYGDFDVMNDAMNKGGEDVMVDLNDVFSTDMMFDTRDDLLKWARNVGRENGVVVVIFRSENATARPRTKTKLILGCERSGKYRPWKNPKPTRSTWSRKSECPFRLRGTPSNAGGGWYLHVICGVHNHELAKKLTGHAFLGRLSQEEKVVLGDMTKNMIKPRNILMTIKDHNVTSLTTIKQVYNVRQAYRSSLRGNRTEMQHLLTLMERDKYVYRYRKVEGSNELRDIFWTHPDAIKMTFGVGFAYLQYERVDNFTWALQMLKEHITSGEVEVIVTDRDLALMNAVECVFPKAVNLLCLFHVCKNVKVKCKMTVFPKKKQVQIMEAWEALVYSYDETQYYMNLANFEGICSSSSIFNDYVHD comes from the exons ATGGACCAAGGGGAAGACAATAGTGATGAAATGTATGAAAGTTTGGAACCTGATTTTGAGGATATGAATGACTGTTTGGAACGTGATTTCGATGAAATGTATGGTGATTTTGATGTAATGAATGACGCTATGAACAAGGGAGGTGAAGATGTTATGGTTGATTTGAATGATGTATTTAGCACCGACATGATGTTTGATACGCGAGATGATTTATTAAAATGGGCTAGAAATGTTGGAAGGGAAAATGGAGTTGTCGTTGTTATTTTTAGATCTGAAAATGCGACAGCACGACcaagaacaaagacaaaattaattcttggttgtgaaagaagCGGTAAATATAGACCTTGGAAGAATCCTAAACCGACGAGGAGTACTTGGAGTAGAAAAAGTGAATGTCCTTTTAGATTGAGAGGTACACCATCAAATGCTGGTGGTGGATGGTATCTACATGTAATATGTGGTGTCCATAACCACGAATTGGCCAAAAAACTGACTGGTCATGCTTTCTTAGGCCGATTGTCTCAGGAAGAGAAAGTTGTACTTGGTGATATGACGAAAAATATGATCAAACCAAGAAACATATTGATGACAATAAAGGATCATAATGTTACAAGTTTGACGACAATAAAACAAGTCTACAATGTGCGTCAAGCATATCGTTCATCActtagaggtaatagaacagaaATGCAACATCTTTTGACATTGATGGAACGCGACAAATATGTCTATCGATATAGGAAGGTAGAGGGTTCAAATGAGTTGAGGGATATCTTTTGGACTCATCCAGACGCTATCa aaatgacatttggtGTGGGATTTGCGTATCTACAGTATGAGCGTGTTGATAATTTTACATGGGCACTACAAATGTTGAAAGAACATATTACAAGTGGTGAAGTTGAAGTAATTGTtactgatagagatcttgcttTGATGAACGCAGTTGAATGTGTTTTTCCAAAGGCGGTCAATTTATTATGCCTGTTTCATGTAtgcaaaaatgtgaaagtgaaGTGTAAGATGACTGTTTTTCCAAAAAAGAAGCAGGTGCAAATAATGGAGGCATGGGAGGCTCTTGTTTACAGTTATGATGAGACTCAGTACTACATGAATTTGGCTAACTTTGAAGGAATTTGTAGTAGCTCTTCTATCTTTAATGATTATGTACATGACTAG
- the LOC101493557 gene encoding transcription factor DUO1-like: MEREFEKGYIKKGPWSSEEDEVLLEHVKKYGSRDWSSIRSKGLLPRTGKSCRLRWVNKLRPNLKTGCKFSAEEESVVIELQKQFGNKWAKIAACLEGRTDNDVKNFWSSRRKRLERTLARTPSPPFKQQKNKGKDMLILNNNQVKVEKVPERGSNKLEENLTYPISYMGNKEVFNMINLSDLTKSNYQNIENDLNTVEVEVTPLHTVPSFESSSGYNFPLLPESQMDFSLFPECQNLVQEPFDSNFMDMFEQEKCSDCVWSQKLETKLPTLGLEGNSQSTNSNCFFKDFPTEIFEYFEDIST, encoded by the exons ATGGAAAGAGAGTTTGAAAAAGGGTACATAAAGAAAGGACCATGGAgtagtgaagaagatgaagtgtTATTAGAACATGTTAAGAAATATGGTTCAAGAGATTGGAGCTCCATTCGATCCAAAGGTCTTTTGCCTCGAACTGGAAAATCTTGTCGATTAAGATGGGTTAACAAGCTTAGACCAAACTTGAAAAC AGGGTGCAAGTTTTCAGCCGAGGAGGAAAGCGTGGTGATTGAGTTACAGAAGCAATTTGGGAACAAATGGGCCAAAATTGCTGCATGTTTGGAAGGGAGAACAGACAATGATGTGAAGAACTTTTGGAGTAGCAGGAGAAAAAGGTTGGAGAGGACATTGGCAAGGACACCATCACCTCCATTTAAGCAgcagaaaaacaaaggaaaagatATGCTTATTCTTAATAATAATCAAGTAAAAGTTGAAAAG GTTCCTGAACGTGGATCCAATAAGCTGGAGGAAAACCTAACTTACCCCATTTCTTATATGGGAAACAAAGAGGTATTCAATATGATCAACCTTTCagatttaacaaaatcaaactaccaaaatatagaaaatgaccttaatacAGTTGAGGTTGAAGTCACTCCACTTCACACAGTACCATCATTTGAGTCTTCATCAGGCTACAACTTTCCACTGCTCCCTGAATCACAAATGGACTTTTCACTATTTCCAGAGTGCCAAAACCTTGTTCAAGAGCCATTTGATTCCAATTTTATGGACATGTTTGAGCAGGAAAAATGTTCAGATTGTGTGTGGAGTCAGAAGCTTGAGACCAAGTTGCCAACTCTTGGATTGGAAGGAAATTCTCAGAGTACAAATTCAAATTGTTTCTTTAAGGACTTCCCAACTGAGATTTTTGAATACTTTGAGGATATTTCAACTTAA